In Canis lupus baileyi chromosome X, mCanLup2.hap1, whole genome shotgun sequence, one DNA window encodes the following:
- the ARMCX2 gene encoding armadillo repeat-containing X-linked protein 2 codes for MSRVRDAGCVAAGIVIGASAWYCVYKYARGRNQTKKRLAKPKTRAMAGTGARARARLRAGFTIDLGPGFGPPTPVRTQAENRAQEEASALDTDGAEAVAPAATGAEVQSGAGHQVQEAEGAGAGPKAEPVMGATGTSSMASPLGEAEASVAAEAPTVARAPKLPEAPGTAEAPGVPTMPPSVPAPTEATAPMEAAEAPVPTPPTAVLVPSGAAEAPGTSGSPRSVAPSKKATPGAHTGAIPKAGSATGAVPKGGAKGTRSRTGGKGKGKKNKVEVDELGLGFRPGDGAAAAAAASANGGQAFLAEVPDSEEGESGWTDTESESDSEPETQQRGRGRRPVPMQKRPFPYEIDEILGVRDLRKVLALLQKSDDPFIQQVALLTLSNNANYSCNQDTIRKLGGLPIIANMINKTDPHIKEKALMAMNNLSENYENQGRLQVYMNKVMDDIMASNLNSAVQVVGLKFLTNMTITNDYQHLLVNSIANFFRLLSQGGGKIKVEILKILSNFAENPDMLKKLLSTQVPSSFSSLYNSYVESEILINALTLFEIIYDNLRAEVFNYREFNKGSLFYLCTTSGVCVKKIRALADHHDLLVKVKVIKLVDKF; via the coding sequence ATGAGCCGAGTTCGAGATGCTGGCTGCGTAGCTGCCGGGATAGTGATCGGAGCGAGTGCCTGGTACTGTGTCTACAAATATGCCAGGGgaagaaaccagacaaagaagAGACTGGCCAAGCCTAAGACCAGGGCTATGGCTGGAACCGGAGCCAGGGCTAGAGCCAGACTAAGGGCTGGATTCACAATTGACCTTGGGCCAGGATTCGGCCCTCCAACCCCAGTCCGCACTCAGGCGGAGAACAGGGCCCAGGAAGAAGCCTCTGCTCTGGACACAGATGGAGCTGAGGCAGTGGCCCCAGCTGCCACCGGTGCTGAGGTACAGAGTGGGGCAGGACATCAGGTCCAAGAGGCagaaggggcaggggctgggcctaAGGCTGAACCAGTAATGGGTGCCACAGGGACTTCCTCAATGGCATCACCTCTCGGGGAGGCAGAGGCTTCCGTGGCTGCAGAGGCCCCCACAGTGGCAAGGGCTCCCAAGTTGCCAGAAGCCCCTGGCACAGCAGAGGCTCCCGGGGTGCCAACAATGCCTCCAAGTGTGCCAGCGCCTACCGAGGCCACAGCACCTATGGAGGCTGCGGAGGCTCCTGTACCCACACCACCTACTGCTGTTCTAGTGCCTTCTGGGGCTGCAGAGgctcctgggacttcaggatcccCTAGATCAGTGGCACCCTCCAAGAAAGCGACCCCTGGGGCTCATACCGGCGCTATACCTAAGGCTGGGTCAGCGACTGGAGCTGTACCCAAAGGTGGAGCCAAAGGAACCAGGTCTCGGACTGGGGGCAAGggcaaaggcaagaaaaacaaggTTGAAGTGGATGAATTGGGGCTGGGCTTCCGCCCTGGGGATGGGGCTGCAGCAGCTGCTGCAGCATCCGCTAATGGGGGACAGGCTTTCCTGGCAGAGGTCCCCGATTCTGAGGAAGGGGAGTCCGGGTGGACTGACACAGAGTCAGAGTCAGACTCTGAGCCTGAAACgcagcagagaggaagagggaggagaccTGTCCCCATGCAGAAGCGCCCCTTTCCTTATGAAATAGATGAGATTCTCGGTGTCCGAGACCTCAGGAAAGTCCTTGCGTTGCTTCAGAAATCGGATGATCCTTTCATCCAACAGGTAGCTTTGCTCACCCTGAGCAACAATGCCAACTATTCGTGCAACCAAGACACGATTCGAAAATTGGGAGGCCTCCCGATTATTGCAAACATGATCAACAAAACTGATCCCCACATTAAGGAAAAAGCCTTAATGGCCATGAATAACCTGAGTGAGAACTATGAAAATCAGGGCCGACTTCAGGTCTACATGAATAAAGTGATGGATGATATCATGGCCTCTAACTTGAACTCAGCAGTACAGGTAGTTGGACTGAAATTTTTAACAAACATGACTATTACCAATGACTACCAGCACCTGCTTGTCAACTCGATTGCAAACTTTTTCCGTTTGTTATCTCAGGGAGGTGGAAAAATTAAGGTTgagattttgaaaatactttcGAATTTTGCTGAAAATCCAGATATGTTAAAAAAACTGCTCAGCACCCAAGTGCCATCATCATTTAGTTCCCTTTATAATtcttatgtggaatcagaaattcTTATTAATGCCCTTACTCTATTTGAGATCATCTATGACAATCTCAGAGCAGAGGTATTCAACTACAGAGAATTTAATAAaggttctcttttttatttatgtaccaCATCTGGAGTGTGCGTTAAGAAAATTCGAGCCTTAGCAGATCACCATGACCTCTTGGTGAAAGTGAAAGTTATAAAACTGGTGGACAAATTCTGA